A window from Pseudomonas sp. MRSN 12121 encodes these proteins:
- a CDS encoding HIT domain-containing protein produces MFALDPRLQQDTLPIGDFPLCRLLLSNDSNYPWFILVPRREDISELFQLDDADQQQLWRETTALAELLKDSFDADKLNVATLGNVVSQLHMHVIVRKRDDAAWPAPVWGKLPAKPYGAEQVAAIRERLRLVLTDDFTFQEG; encoded by the coding sequence GTGTTCGCTTTAGATCCACGACTTCAACAAGACACATTGCCTATCGGCGATTTCCCCCTTTGCCGGCTGTTGCTGTCCAACGATTCCAATTACCCATGGTTCATCCTGGTACCGCGCCGGGAAGATATCAGTGAGTTGTTTCAGCTCGATGACGCCGACCAGCAGCAGCTATGGCGCGAAACTACCGCCCTGGCCGAGTTGCTCAAGGATTCGTTCGATGCCGACAAGTTGAATGTGGCGACCTTGGGTAACGTCGTCAGCCAGTTGCACATGCACGTTATCGTTCGCAAGCGCGACGATGCGGCCTGGCCCGCACCGGTGTGGGGCAAGCTTCCCGCCAAGCCCTACGGTGCCGAACAGGTGGCCGCGATCCGTGAACGCTTGCGTCTGGTCCTGACCGACGACTTCACGTTTCAGGAGGGCTGA
- the aspS gene encoding aspartate--tRNA ligase, producing MMRSHYCGQLNESLEGQEVTLCGWVHRRRDHGGVIFLDIRDREGLAQVVFDPDRADTFAAADRVRSEYVVKITGKVRLRPAGAGNANMASGMIEILGYQLEVLNEAETPPFPLNEYSDVGEETRLRYRFIDLRRPEMAEKLRLRSRMTTSIRRYLDENGFLDVETPILTRATPEGARDYLVPSRTHAGSFFALPQSPQLFKQLLMVAGFDRYYQIAKCFRDEDLRADRQPEFTQIDIETSFLDEKDIMGLTEGMIRNLFKEVLDLEFGEFPHMTFEEAMRRYGSDKPDLRIPLELVDVADQLKEVEFKVFSGPANDPKSRVAALRVPGGASMPRSKIDDYTKFVGIYGAKGLAYIKVNERAKGVEGLQSPIVKNIPEANLNVILDRVGAVDGDIVFFGADKAKIVSEALGALRIKVGNDLNLLTCEWAPLWVVDFPMFEENEDGSFTALHHPFTAPKCSPQELEANPATALSRAYDMVLNGTELGGGSIRIHRKEMQQAVFRLLGIDEAEQEEKFGFLLDALKYGAPPHGGLAFGLDRLVMLMTGAQSIREVIAFPKTQSAACVMTQAPGLVDAKALRELHIRLREQPKAE from the coding sequence ATGATGCGCAGCCATTATTGCGGCCAACTGAACGAAAGCCTGGAAGGTCAGGAAGTTACCCTTTGCGGATGGGTCCACCGTCGTCGTGACCACGGCGGGGTGATTTTCCTCGATATCCGTGATCGTGAAGGCCTGGCCCAGGTGGTGTTCGACCCGGACCGCGCCGACACCTTCGCCGCCGCCGACCGTGTGCGCAGCGAATACGTGGTCAAGATCACCGGCAAGGTGCGCCTGCGTCCGGCCGGCGCCGGCAACGCCAACATGGCGTCGGGCATGATAGAAATCCTGGGCTACCAGCTGGAAGTGCTGAACGAAGCGGAAACTCCGCCGTTCCCGCTCAACGAATATTCCGATGTCGGCGAAGAAACCCGCCTGCGTTATCGCTTCATCGACCTGCGTCGTCCGGAAATGGCCGAGAAGCTGCGCCTGCGTTCGCGCATGACCACCAGCATCCGCCGTTACCTGGACGAGAACGGTTTCCTCGACGTCGAAACCCCGATCCTGACCCGTGCCACTCCCGAGGGCGCGCGTGACTATCTGGTGCCGAGCCGTACCCACGCCGGCAGCTTCTTCGCGCTGCCGCAATCGCCACAGCTGTTCAAGCAACTGCTGATGGTGGCCGGTTTCGATCGCTACTACCAGATCGCCAAATGCTTCCGCGACGAAGACCTGCGTGCCGACCGTCAGCCTGAGTTCACTCAGATCGACATCGAGACCAGCTTCCTCGACGAAAAAGACATCATGGGCCTGACCGAGGGTATGATCCGCAACCTGTTCAAGGAAGTGCTGGATCTGGAATTCGGCGAGTTCCCGCACATGACCTTCGAAGAGGCCATGCGCCGCTACGGCTCCGACAAGCCGGACCTGCGCATCCCGCTGGAACTGGTGGACGTTGCCGACCAGCTCAAGGAAGTGGAGTTCAAGGTGTTCAGCGGCCCGGCCAACGATCCGAAGAGCCGTGTGGCCGCCTTGCGCGTGCCGGGCGGGGCGAGCATGCCGCGCAGCAAGATCGACGACTACACCAAGTTCGTCGGCATCTACGGTGCCAAGGGCCTGGCGTACATCAAGGTCAACGAGCGTGCCAAGGGCGTTGAAGGCCTGCAGTCGCCGATCGTCAAGAACATTCCGGAAGCCAACCTGAACGTGATCCTCGATCGCGTAGGTGCCGTCGATGGCGACATCGTGTTCTTCGGCGCCGACAAGGCCAAGATCGTCAGCGAAGCCCTGGGCGCGCTGCGGATCAAGGTCGGCAACGACCTGAACCTGCTGACCTGCGAATGGGCTCCGCTGTGGGTCGTCGACTTCCCGATGTTCGAGGAAAACGAAGACGGCAGCTTTACCGCGCTGCACCACCCGTTCACCGCGCCGAAGTGCTCGCCGCAAGAGCTGGAAGCCAACCCGGCGACCGCGCTGTCCCGTGCCTACGACATGGTGCTCAACGGTACCGAGCTGGGTGGCGGTTCGATCCGTATCCACCGCAAGGAAATGCAGCAAGCGGTATTCCGCCTGCTGGGTATCGACGAAGCGGAACAGGAAGAGAAATTCGGCTTCCTGCTCGACGCCCTGAAGTACGGCGCGCCGCCGCACGGTGGCCTGGCGTTCGGCCTGGACCGCCTGGTCATGCTGATGACCGGCGCCCAGTCGATCCGTGAAGTGATCGCCTTCCCGAAAACCCAGAGCGCCGCTTGCGTGATGACCCAGGCCCCTGGCCTGGTCGACGCCAAGGCGCTGCGCGAGCTGCACATCCGCCTGCGCGAACAGCCAAAGGCTGAGTAA
- the tolQ gene encoding protein TolQ, with product MEANVVDHSSMWSLVSNASVVVQLVMLTLVAASVTSWIMIFQRSNLLRAGRRALESFEERFWSGIDLSKLYRQAGSNPDPDSGVEQIFRAGFKEFSRLRQQSGVDPEAVMEGVARAMRVAISREEEKLEQSLPFLATVGSVSPYIGLFGTVWGIMNSFRGLASAQQATLATVAPGIAEALIATAIGLFAAIPAVIAYNRFSARGETLISRYYTFADEFQAILHRKVHTSEE from the coding sequence GTGGAAGCTAACGTCGTCGACCATTCCTCCATGTGGAGCCTGGTCAGCAATGCCAGCGTCGTTGTGCAGTTGGTAATGCTGACCCTGGTAGCCGCATCGGTGACCTCATGGATCATGATCTTTCAGCGCAGCAACCTGCTGCGTGCCGGTCGACGCGCCCTGGAGAGCTTCGAGGAGCGCTTCTGGTCGGGCATCGACCTGTCCAAGCTGTACCGCCAGGCGGGCAGCAACCCGGACCCCGATTCGGGCGTGGAACAGATCTTCCGTGCCGGCTTCAAGGAATTCTCGCGCCTGCGCCAGCAGTCGGGCGTCGATCCCGAGGCGGTCATGGAAGGGGTCGCGCGCGCCATGCGTGTGGCTATCTCCCGCGAAGAAGAGAAGCTCGAGCAAAGCCTGCCGTTCCTCGCCACTGTCGGCTCGGTCAGCCCGTACATCGGCCTGTTCGGTACCGTCTGGGGGATCATGAACTCCTTCCGCGGCCTGGCCAGCGCCCAGCAGGCGACCCTGGCGACCGTGGCCCCGGGTATCGCCGAAGCCCTGATCGCCACTGCGATCGGCCTGTTCGCAGCGATCCCGGCCGTTATCGCCTACAACCGTTTCTCGGCCCGTGGCGAAACCCTGATCAGCCGTTACTACACCTTCGCCGACGAGTTCCAGGCGATCCTGCACCGCAAAGTGCACACCAGCGAAGAGTGA
- a CDS encoding Dps family protein, whose amino-acid sequence MAIDIGISAEDRKSIVEGLSRLLSDTYVLYLKTHNFHWNVTGPQFRTLHLMFEEQYNELALAVDLIAERIRALGFPAPGAYSIYARLSSIKEEEGVPSAEEMIKQLVAGQEAVTRTARGIFPIIDKVSDEPTADLLTQRMQVHEKTAWMLRALLSEQ is encoded by the coding sequence ATGGCAATCGATATCGGTATCAGCGCAGAAGACCGTAAATCCATCGTGGAGGGGCTCTCTCGCCTGCTTTCGGATACTTATGTGCTTTATCTGAAGACCCATAATTTCCATTGGAACGTCACAGGTCCCCAGTTCCGTACATTGCACCTGATGTTCGAAGAGCAATACAACGAACTGGCGCTGGCGGTGGACCTGATCGCCGAGCGTATCCGGGCCCTGGGATTCCCGGCGCCGGGCGCCTATTCCATCTATGCGCGCTTGTCCTCCATCAAGGAAGAAGAAGGCGTGCCGAGTGCCGAAGAGATGATCAAGCAACTGGTCGCGGGGCAAGAGGCTGTGACCCGGACCGCGCGCGGCATTTTCCCGATCATCGATAAAGTCAGCGATGAGCCCACCGCGGACTTGCTGACCCAGCGGATGCAAGTGCACGAAAAAACCGCGTGGATGCTGCGTGCGCTGTTGAGCGAGCAGTAA
- the ruvC gene encoding crossover junction endodeoxyribonuclease RuvC, with the protein MTLILGIDPGSRITGYGVVRDTGRGCVYVASGCIRTGAGELPERLQIVYRGVREVIQTYGPVTMGIEKVFMARNADSALKLGQARGAAIVAGVEEGLEIAEYTATQVKQAVAGTGGANKEQVQMMVMHLLKLTSKPQIDASDALAIAICHAHTRSSLVPHGLGTARSRGGRLRL; encoded by the coding sequence ATGACTCTTATTCTTGGTATCGACCCGGGTTCGCGCATCACTGGTTACGGCGTGGTGCGTGATACCGGGCGCGGCTGCGTCTATGTGGCTTCGGGGTGCATTCGAACAGGTGCCGGCGAGCTGCCCGAACGCCTGCAAATCGTCTATCGCGGGGTGCGCGAGGTCATTCAGACGTACGGGCCGGTCACCATGGGCATCGAAAAGGTATTCATGGCACGCAATGCCGATTCGGCCTTGAAGCTGGGGCAGGCCCGAGGCGCGGCGATCGTGGCCGGGGTCGAGGAAGGCCTGGAAATCGCCGAATACACGGCGACTCAGGTCAAGCAGGCGGTGGCCGGGACCGGTGGGGCCAACAAGGAGCAGGTGCAGATGATGGTCATGCATCTGCTGAAATTGACCAGCAAACCCCAGATCGATGCCTCGGATGCCCTGGCGATCGCCATCTGCCATGCCCATACCCGCTCGAGCCTGGTGCCCCATGGCCTGGGTACGGCACGCAGTCGTGGCGGCCGGCTGCGTCTCTGA
- the tolR gene encoding protein TolR has translation MARVRHKRKPVAEMNVVPYIDVMLVLLVIFMVTAPMLNQGVKVDLPKVSSEALPQDNNTQVLTISIKADKTYYWNLGSEVDTDKQMDKAMTLPQMTDAVTKIIRAGNEGGKHTQVFIRGDKSVDYGAVMGAMGGLQKAGVGNVGLITEAP, from the coding sequence ATGGCTCGAGTTCGCCACAAACGCAAGCCGGTTGCCGAGATGAACGTGGTGCCCTACATCGACGTGATGTTGGTACTGCTGGTTATCTTCATGGTGACCGCGCCGATGCTCAATCAGGGCGTGAAAGTCGATCTGCCCAAGGTTTCCAGCGAAGCCTTGCCGCAGGACAACAACACCCAGGTCCTGACCATTTCGATCAAGGCTGACAAGACCTACTACTGGAACCTTGGCAGCGAAGTCGACACCGACAAGCAGATGGATAAGGCCATGACCTTGCCGCAGATGACCGACGCCGTGACCAAGATCATTCGCGCCGGCAATGAAGGCGGCAAGCATACCCAGGTGTTCATTCGCGGCGACAAGTCCGTCGACTACGGTGCCGTCATGGGTGCCATGGGCGGGCTGCAGAAGGCCGGCGTCGGTAACGTTGGCTTGATTACCGAGGCGCCCTGA
- the ruvB gene encoding Holliday junction branch migration DNA helicase RuvB, producing MIEADRLIAATGPREREEVQDRAIRPVSLADYIGQPTVREQMELFIQAARGRSESLDHTLIFGPPGLGKTTLANIIAQEMGVSIKSTSGPVLERPGDLAALLTNLEPHDVLFIDEIHRLSPIVEEVLYPAMEDFQLDIMIGEGPAARSIKLDLPPFTLVGATTRAGMLTNPLRDRFGIVQRLEFYSNADLATIVGRSAGILGLPLDPEGAFEVARRARGTPRIANRLLRRVRDFAEVRAKGHITKAIADLALNLLDVDERGFDHQDRRLLLTMIEKFDGGPVGVDSLAAAISEERHTIEDVLEPYLIQQGYIMRTPRGRVVTRHAYLHFGLNIPSRLGEMPVVDEFLDAVDD from the coding sequence GTGATAGAAGCAGATCGTCTGATCGCCGCCACGGGGCCCCGTGAGCGCGAAGAAGTCCAGGACCGCGCGATCCGCCCTGTCAGTCTGGCCGACTATATCGGCCAGCCGACGGTGCGCGAGCAAATGGAGCTGTTCATCCAGGCTGCCCGCGGACGCAGCGAATCGCTGGACCATACCTTGATCTTCGGCCCGCCAGGCCTGGGCAAGACCACGCTGGCCAACATCATCGCCCAGGAAATGGGCGTGTCGATCAAGAGCACCTCGGGCCCGGTGCTGGAGCGGCCCGGGGATCTGGCGGCCCTGTTGACCAATCTCGAACCGCACGACGTGCTGTTCATCGATGAGATCCATCGCCTGTCGCCGATCGTCGAGGAGGTGCTGTATCCGGCGATGGAGGATTTCCAGCTGGACATCATGATCGGCGAAGGTCCGGCCGCTCGTTCGATCAAGCTCGACCTGCCGCCATTTACCCTGGTCGGGGCGACGACCCGCGCGGGCATGCTGACCAATCCGTTGCGCGATCGCTTCGGTATCGTCCAGCGGCTGGAGTTCTACAGTAACGCGGACCTGGCGACCATCGTCGGGCGTTCCGCCGGCATTCTCGGCTTGCCGCTGGACCCGGAAGGGGCCTTTGAAGTCGCCCGGCGTGCCCGGGGAACGCCGCGTATCGCCAACCGCCTGTTGCGCCGGGTACGGGATTTCGCCGAGGTGCGCGCCAAGGGGCATATCACCAAGGCCATTGCCGACCTGGCGTTGAACCTGCTGGACGTCGACGAGCGGGGTTTCGACCACCAGGACCGGCGCCTGCTGCTGACCATGATCGAGAAGTTCGATGGCGGGCCCGTGGGGGTCGACAGCCTGGCCGCGGCCATCAGCGAAGAGCGACATACCATCGAGGATGTGCTCGAGCCTTACCTGATCCAGCAGGGCTATATCATGCGCACGCCGCGGGGGCGGGTGGTGACCCGGCATGCCTATCTGCATTTCGGTCTAAACATTCCGTCACGATTGGGGGAGATGCCTGTGGTAGACGAATTCCTCGATGCCGTGGACGATTAA
- a CDS encoding SlyX family protein, with translation MSLEERVTDLESRLAFQDDTIQALNDVLVGQQRVVERLQLQMAALLKRQEEMVGQFESFEEEAPPPHY, from the coding sequence ATGAGTCTGGAAGAACGGGTAACCGACCTGGAAAGCCGCCTGGCTTTCCAGGACGACACTATCCAAGCCCTGAATGATGTACTGGTAGGGCAGCAGCGGGTGGTCGAACGCCTGCAGTTGCAGATGGCTGCCTTGCTCAAGCGTCAAGAGGAGATGGTGGGGCAGTTCGAGTCGTTCGAGGAAGAGGCGCCGCCCCCTCATTATTGA
- a CDS encoding YebC/PmpR family DNA-binding transcriptional regulator has product MAGHSKWANIKHRKERQDAKRGKIFTKWIRELTVAARQGGGEPGSNPRLRLALDKALGANMSRDIIDRAIARGTGAAGSDDVVELTYEGYGPNGVAVMVECMTDNRNRTAAAVRHAFSKCGGNLGTDGSVAYLFERKGQISFEPGVDEDSLMEAAMEADADDVVTNDDGSIDVFTSFAGFYAVRNALEAAGFKAADAEIVMLPTTSAELDLEGAEKVLKLIDMLEDLDDVQNVYSNADIPESVAEQLG; this is encoded by the coding sequence ATGGCCGGTCATTCCAAGTGGGCGAACATCAAGCACCGCAAAGAGCGTCAGGATGCCAAGAGAGGCAAGATCTTCACCAAGTGGATTCGTGAGCTGACGGTCGCTGCTCGTCAGGGCGGCGGCGAGCCGGGTTCCAACCCGCGCCTGCGCCTGGCCCTGGACAAGGCCCTGGGCGCCAACATGAGCCGCGACATCATCGATCGCGCGATCGCCCGCGGTACCGGGGCGGCGGGCAGCGACGACGTGGTCGAACTGACCTATGAAGGTTATGGGCCGAACGGCGTGGCGGTGATGGTCGAATGCATGACCGACAACCGCAACCGTACCGCGGCAGCCGTGCGCCATGCCTTCAGCAAGTGCGGCGGCAATCTGGGCACCGATGGTTCGGTGGCCTATCTGTTCGAGCGCAAGGGGCAGATTTCCTTCGAGCCGGGCGTCGACGAGGATTCGCTGATGGAAGCCGCCATGGAGGCGGATGCCGATGACGTGGTGACCAACGATGACGGCTCCATCGACGTGTTCACCTCCTTCGCCGGTTTCTATGCTGTGCGCAACGCTTTGGAAGCTGCCGGTTTCAAAGCCGCGGACGCGGAAATCGTCATGTTGCCGACCACCAGCGCCGAACTGGACCTGGAGGGCGCCGAGAAGGTCCTCAAGCTGATCGACATGCTCGAGGACCTGGACGACGTGCAGAACGTCTACTCCAACGCGGATATTCCCGAGTCGGTTGCCGAGCAACTCGGCTGA
- a CDS encoding cold-shock protein: MLKIVHLLTGAAALLLSFIPSLRSEAVPFLQQPDALYLAFFGLLNLALAPVIPYWNKGPRHQLQNLVSALLVLAVVLQTLTLLAPMPVIAGQPAVLFSLLTAAIAIALHLAVSFYKSSPATSTSQTYDMSNRDTGTVKWFNTSKGFGFISRDSGDDIFVHFRAIRGEGHRVLVEGQRVEFSVMNRDKGLQAEDVIAALPRR; this comes from the coding sequence ATGTTGAAAATCGTCCACCTGCTAACGGGCGCAGCGGCCTTGCTGCTGTCCTTTATCCCTAGCCTGCGATCTGAAGCCGTTCCCTTCCTGCAACAACCCGATGCTCTTTACCTGGCCTTCTTCGGCCTGCTCAACCTGGCGCTGGCTCCAGTTATCCCCTACTGGAACAAAGGCCCACGCCACCAACTGCAAAACCTGGTCAGCGCGCTCCTGGTGCTGGCGGTGGTATTGCAGACCCTGACCCTGCTGGCACCGATGCCGGTTATCGCAGGTCAACCGGCTGTGCTGTTCAGCCTGCTGACCGCCGCGATCGCCATTGCCCTGCACCTGGCCGTCAGCTTCTACAAATCGTCTCCTGCGACCAGCACTTCGCAAACCTATGACATGAGCAATCGCGATACCGGTACCGTCAAGTGGTTCAACACTTCGAAGGGATTCGGCTTCATCTCCCGCGACTCCGGCGATGATATCTTCGTGCATTTCCGTGCGATCCGCGGCGAAGGTCACCGCGTCCTGGTGGAAGGCCAGCGCGTGGAGTTCTCGGTGATGAATCGTGACAAGGGCCTGCAAGCCGAAGACGTGATCGCGGCCTTGCCGCGACGCTGA
- the tolA gene encoding cell envelope integrity protein TolA: MMQQREPSASESYFWPSVWAIALHVLVFGMLFVSFAMTPELPPSKPIVQATLYQLKSKSQATTQTNQKIAGEAKKSAARQTEVEQMEQKKVEQEAVKAAEQKKEEAAQKAEEAKKADEAKKAEEAKKADEAKKADDAKKAAEAKKAEEKQLADIAKKKAEEEAKKAAEEEAKKKAAEEAKKKIVEDAKKKAAEDAKKKAEADEAKKKVAEEAKKKAAADAAKKKAQEAARKSAEEKKAQALADLLSDTPQRQQALADERGDEVAGSFDDLIRARAAEGWARPPSARNNMTVVLQIGMLPDGTVTSVSVAKSSGDGPFDASAVAAVKNIGRLTEMQGMKPSDFAPYRSFKMTFTPEDLAL; the protein is encoded by the coding sequence CTGATGCAGCAGCGAGAGCCGTCCGCCTCGGAAAGCTACTTCTGGCCTAGCGTGTGGGCAATTGCCCTGCACGTTCTGGTGTTCGGCATGCTGTTCGTCAGTTTTGCCATGACGCCGGAATTGCCGCCGTCCAAGCCGATCGTCCAAGCGACCCTGTATCAGCTGAAATCGAAAAGTCAGGCGACCACCCAGACCAATCAGAAGATTGCGGGTGAAGCGAAGAAATCCGCCGCGCGCCAGACCGAAGTCGAGCAGATGGAGCAGAAAAAGGTCGAGCAGGAAGCAGTGAAGGCCGCGGAACAAAAGAAAGAAGAGGCGGCTCAAAAAGCCGAGGAAGCGAAAAAGGCCGACGAAGCCAAGAAAGCGGAAGAGGCGAAGAAGGCTGATGAAGCCAAGAAAGCCGACGACGCGAAGAAGGCTGCCGAAGCGAAAAAGGCCGAAGAGAAACAATTGGCTGATATAGCCAAGAAGAAAGCCGAAGAAGAAGCCAAGAAAGCCGCTGAAGAAGAGGCCAAGAAAAAGGCCGCTGAAGAAGCGAAGAAAAAGATAGTCGAAGACGCGAAGAAGAAAGCCGCGGAAGACGCCAAGAAGAAAGCTGAAGCAGACGAGGCGAAGAAGAAGGTCGCCGAGGAAGCGAAGAAGAAAGCCGCCGCCGACGCAGCCAAGAAAAAGGCTCAGGAAGCAGCGCGTAAATCGGCCGAAGAGAAAAAGGCTCAGGCCCTTGCCGATTTGCTTTCCGACACGCCGCAGCGTCAGCAGGCCCTGGCGGACGAGCGTGGCGATGAAGTCGCAGGCAGTTTCGACGATCTGATTCGTGCTCGTGCGGCGGAAGGCTGGGCTCGTCCTCCTTCGGCGCGCAACAACATGACGGTCGTGCTGCAAATTGGCATGTTGCCCGACGGTACGGTGACTTCCGTATCGGTGGCCAAGTCCAGCGGCGATGGTCCGTTCGATGCCTCGGCGGTAGCTGCGGTCAAGAACATTGGACGTTTGACAGAAATGCAGGGAATGAAGCCGAGCGATTTCGCTCCGTATCGTTCGTTCAAGATGACATTCACACCTGAGGATCTAGCCTTGTGA
- the ybgC gene encoding tol-pal system-associated acyl-CoA thioesterase has product MRAQNGLEPFAHRCRVYYEDTDAGGIVYYVNYLKFMERARTERLRDLGFAQSQLAGENLLFVVHSSEARYHAPARLDDELLVSAEVIELNRASLRFRQQVRRATDNALLCEGQFLVACVRTDNLKPRAIPEALRAAFADVSGAGTHSEQEIKRGS; this is encoded by the coding sequence ATGCGCGCGCAAAACGGGCTTGAGCCGTTCGCACATCGGTGTCGCGTTTATTACGAAGACACCGATGCCGGCGGCATCGTGTATTACGTTAATTACCTTAAGTTTATGGAACGGGCTCGAACCGAGCGGCTACGCGACCTGGGCTTCGCCCAATCGCAGCTGGCGGGGGAGAACCTGTTGTTCGTCGTGCATTCCAGCGAAGCGCGCTATCACGCGCCGGCGCGACTGGACGACGAGCTTCTGGTAAGTGCAGAAGTCATCGAATTGAACCGGGCCAGCCTGCGCTTCAGACAGCAGGTCAGGCGAGCCACGGATAATGCGCTGCTCTGCGAGGGGCAGTTCCTGGTGGCCTGTGTGCGCACCGACAATTTGAAACCCCGGGCCATTCCCGAAGCTCTACGTGCGGCCTTTGCCGACGTGAGCGGCGCGGGTACACACTCAGAGCAGGAGATAAAGCGTGGAAGCTAA
- a CDS encoding FmdB family zinc ribbon protein has translation MPMYDYQCASCGHQLEAIQKISAPALVDCPACQAPELKKMLSMPGFRLSGSGWYETDFKTGAKKNLAGGDKAD, from the coding sequence ATGCCCATGTACGACTACCAATGCGCTTCCTGTGGTCATCAGTTGGAAGCCATTCAGAAGATCAGCGCGCCTGCGCTGGTCGATTGCCCGGCCTGCCAGGCGCCCGAGCTGAAAAAGATGCTGTCCATGCCAGGTTTTCGCCTCAGCGGCTCGGGCTGGTATGAGACCGACTTCAAAACCGGCGCCAAGAAGAATCTGGCCGGTGGCGACAAAGCTGACTAA
- the ruvA gene encoding Holliday junction branch migration protein RuvA gives MIGRLRGTLAEKQPPYLILDVNGLGYEVEVPMTTLYRLPSVGEPLTLHTHLVVREDAQLLYGFAGKRERDFFRELIRLNGVGPKLALALMSSLEVDELVRCVQAQDTSALTKVPGVGKKTAERLLVELKDRFKAWETVPSMFALVPNQPDAPIPVASAETDAVSALISLGYKPQEASKAVSAIKEKGLSSEDLIRRALKGMI, from the coding sequence GTGATTGGACGCTTGCGCGGCACCTTGGCTGAGAAGCAGCCGCCGTACCTGATTCTCGATGTAAACGGCCTGGGCTATGAGGTGGAAGTGCCCATGACCACCCTGTACCGCCTGCCGTCGGTCGGCGAGCCGCTTACCCTGCACACCCATTTGGTCGTGCGAGAAGATGCCCAGTTACTCTATGGATTTGCCGGCAAGCGCGAGCGGGACTTTTTTCGCGAGCTGATTCGCCTCAATGGTGTGGGGCCGAAACTGGCGCTGGCGTTGATGTCCAGCCTGGAGGTCGATGAACTGGTGCGCTGTGTGCAAGCACAAGACACCTCGGCGCTGACCAAGGTGCCGGGGGTTGGTAAAAAGACCGCTGAACGTCTGCTGGTTGAGCTCAAGGACCGCTTCAAGGCCTGGGAGACCGTCCCTAGCATGTTCGCCCTGGTGCCGAACCAGCCGGATGCCCCGATACCGGTGGCCAGCGCCGAAACCGACGCGGTCAGCGCCCTGATCTCCCTGGGCTACAAACCGCAGGAGGCCAGCAAGGCCGTCTCCGCCATCAAGGAAAAAGGCCTGAGCAGCGAAGACCTGATCCGCCGCGCCCTGAAGGGAATGATTTAA